Proteins from a single region of Syngnathus typhle isolate RoL2023-S1 ecotype Sweden linkage group LG10, RoL_Styp_1.0, whole genome shotgun sequence:
- the LOC133160560 gene encoding uncharacterized protein LOC133160560 isoform X2, with product MTTEASAVSEADTEGKQKASAAEPEPENKQSPEAAASEPEGEQSSKKGQAAEPAADAASSPEEEQLKPRTRTSAGKGLSRLFSSFLKRRSQCSEGEGFEAEKASEEKQDKEEQAGKAEEEKEEEKVKAEEKNAVLEEEPDSKEVKRSEEKPQKEEKKTEPEKLEKKGSKKKKKESKKKTEERDAEKVKTAEEEKKEEEQDEKKEEERIEEPKEEAKVEDAVEIEEEKLETKEVKRTEDKCTETEPEKEEEKVDKKGAKKKEKEEKVKKREEEKVKKKAEEEEKARKREEEKEKKREEEKAKEAEKAKKKEEERAKKKEEEEKAKEEKKKKEEEKLKEAKRKEEEKLKEAKKKEEEKLKEAKRKEEEKLKEAKKKEEEKLKETKKKEEKSKDAQKKEDETSTEARTKEEETPKKKDEEKLKEGQKKEEEKSKEPKKKEEKAKKKADDKKEEDKGKKKVKKGKKEEEKAQKVKAPIAAPEPELKTEPETEQAPDQHSISSAEMQPAQEEPKEEATIKEEPEKEEDAEVDEKEAKADEEPKEEKPAKEKKTEKKGDDAKGSKRQKTIQCKVTLLDDTQYECELDKHAKGQELIVKVCENLNLLEKDYFGLAHWETPTCKTWLEPAKEIRKQVPGAVYNFTFNIKFYPPDPAQLTEDLTRYYLCLQLRKDIMSGVLPCSFVTLSLLGSYTAQSELGEYDPELHGADYVKDLSLAPGQSKELEEKVMELHRTYRSMSPAQADMLFLENAKKLSMYGVDLHQAKDLDGVDITLGVCSGGLMVYKDKLRINRFPWPKVLKISYKRSSFFIKIRPSEQEQYESTIGFKLPNYKASKKLWKVCVEHHTFFRATTTEPSSSRRFPVLGSKFRYSGRTQAQTRQASSMIDRPAPRFTRSASKRLSRNLDGDKSLWSITASTRCEVDDWSSMLVSENPYPSLEFLAKGESEGTFSHSWNIQAGSRPWWDLCSDAELRTRKEDEWSTLVDRDPPFSFSPSFDFVERPAKLSLASMSSIDRLSQPAQERHHDWFLYFDPIPNRSLYKHVDKPQPQLLDEETMSEEEELTEEEVIERLEEMMIMVEKLEEMEDIERRLKKVKDLEERLQEVEIMSDKIQEVIEEELGEQEVALLKDEELQKESKAITRTVLKNSVMTVMNLNEGDVKDELEEQIKEVFLKGLLDDDDDAKNSIDGHVFEYSLREKVRQIGEEWKDLMEDKASSQVAYQTEVRTKTVSFEDQTSQRLDSVEHTLLKIISEKTGETGVTIEILVERAEEEDTEDKNGSSRDKEKDIWSVLFDRPPYTPVIKPSVTSVKDVTLEEGEFFTSKLVITADKKVLREEQPLEDIPSPRTILEREDDWFVLLDAVRRFVKAVTLKEPDQTEAEGLLSMVEKDDEIREVQIEEAEISEEAPTYRREIQQQSVKERDDDRFVLLDVVSKESTFVAPVAVDVSTKEDVTVDMRYEPVDVVVIEEPKINEDLSVNEVTKMSRGGREIDDDWFLLLDVVSKEPQFVPPVTWIHTYSEKRISAVIEKRMEVVVEETSRKMYPEVKIFPSVIKRDDDWFLLLDVIPKKTTFIPPVALPMKAKISPDVGPVIEIKDIEMKPVPVSLDQMSPSQIQPEKDDDWFAVFDAVREPAVVFLPDTSVEITPATRKPFEAEVLTTVTRTWDTVIIGENSRFDETPSSETRPLVPTSTQKEDDWFQLFPKQTILEKTVPVPSVAMVKNVEVVTVAKEIKQNARVEETRPLVKLVERKPQPRELDDDWFVFLNAVKVPAAEPIRKYPTVAPSEAFTVKENKSLPRFTVVEQKWMKEQPLQTGRKMDDDWFTLLDVAPKKTVPERLRYVAAVPRKRTSESKTRISIVERPQFEKQIRQERRPLKYTHVHDDWFVLLDVSRRKPVPTTQRSTRPVSAPVFSQAALAEAGIPMAPFDQLQTSTPIRTAIKEERNLEVTLEVVEPSKIEDKSAVWTDQRNDSSLTLSINGDIQSEVTSGELVQLRKEFDKPQEDLLRHHASISELKRNFMESLPESRPSEWEKRLSTHSPLRTLGVNGQPGADGSLHISPLCRGSETRAALKENLGFSNKSNPIVSLHHSAVAPARVAFDKSCDQEALVVIGSSMVPMVEVEMMQPFSSLDPGSKFLDETQKEESSCPRFSERSGNITGSSPASCFMSGGPQVIHSFQPPLVQTHTVTITAVPNSLPSGISTTEVPIVPTKTVTYESAKGAVDGTEEDKESTLSISQTSETISGTSVTTTTTHISKIVKSGSSETRVEKRIVITADSDVDQDKGKDGGASAL from the exons ATGACAACAGAAGCCAGTGCCGTGAGCGAGGCGGACACTGAAGGCAAGCAGAAGGCTAGCGCCGCTGAACCCGAACCTGAGAACAAGCAGAGTCCAGAGGCAGCGGCATCGGAGCCGGAGGGCGAGCAGTCCAGCAAGAAGGGGCAGGCCGCTGAGCCCGCCGCCGATGCGGCTTCCTCCCCCGAAGAGGAGCAGCTGAAACCTCGCACCAGAACTTCTGCCGGCAAAGGCCTCTCTcgtctcttttcctctttccttAAGCGCCGCTCGCAGTGCTCGGAAGGAGAAGGCTTTGAGGCAGAGAAAGCCAGCGAGGAAAAGCAAGACAAAGAAGAACAGGCTGGGAAAGCggaggaagagaaagaagaagaaaaagtgaaAGCTGAGGAGAAGAATGCTGTCCTAGAGGAGGAACCCGATTCGAAAGAGGTCAAACGGAGCGAAGAGAAACCGCAAAAGGAGGAAAAGAAGACTGAGCCGGAGAAACTTGAGAAGAAAGgtagcaagaagaaaaagaaagaaagcaagaagaaaactgagGAGAGGGATGCTGAGAAAGTGAAAACCgcagaggaggagaaaaaggaaGAGGAGCAAGACgagaagaaagaggaggagaggaTAGAGGAGCCCAAAGAAGAGGCAAAGGTAGAGGACGCTGTGgaaatagaagaagaaaaattggAAACAAAAGAAGTTAAGAGGACCGAAGATAAATGCACTGAAACGGAGCCcgaaaaggaggaggaaaaggTTGATAAAAAGGGAGCcaagaaaaaggagaaggaggagaaggtgaagaaaagggaagaagaaaaagtgaagaaaaaagcagaggaggaagaaaaggcaaggaagagggaggaggagaaggagaagaagagagaggaggagaaggCAAAGGAGGCAGAAAAAgccaagaagaaggaggaggaaagggccaaaaagaaggaggaggaggaaaaagcaaaggaggagaaaaaaaagaaagaggaggaaaaaTTGAAGGAGGCTAAAAGGAAAGAGGAGGAAAAATTGAAAGAGGCCAAAaagaaagaggaggaaaaaCTCAAGGAGGCCAAAAGGAAGGAGGAAGAGAAATTGAAAGAGGCCaaaaagaaggaggaggaaaaattgaaggagacaaaaaagaaagaagaaaaatcaaaggACGCCCAAAAGAAAGAAGACGAGACATCGACGGAGGCCAGAACAAAAGAAGAGGAAACACCGaagaagaaagacgaggagaaaTTAAAAGAGGGCCAAaagaaagaagaggaaaaaTCGAAAGAGcccaaaaagaaagaagagaaggCAAAGAAAAAGGCAGATGATAAAAAGGAAGAAGACAAAGGGAAGAAAAAggtgaaaaagggaaaaaaagaagaagaaaaggctcAAAAAGTCAAAGCACCAATTGCTGCCCCAGAACCGGAACTGAAAACTGAGCCAGAAACTGAACAAGCTCCCGATCAGCACTCAATCAGCAGCGCAGAGATGCAG CCAGCTCAGGAGGAACCCAAGGAAGAAGCCACAATCAAGGAGGAGCCCGAGAAAGAAGAAGATGCAGAAGTGGACGAGAAAGAAGCAAAGGCAGATGAAGAGCCCAAGGAGGAAAAGCctgcaaaagaaaagaagacgGAGAAGAAGGGTGACGATGCCAAAGGCTCCAAACGACAGAAAACCATTCAGTGCAAAGTCACGTTGTTGGATGACACTCAGTACGAGTGTGAGCTCGAT AAACACGCTAAAGGACAGGAGCTCATCGTTAAAGTGTGCGAGAACCTCAATCTGCTGGAGAAGGATTACTTCGGCCTTGCTCACTGGGAAACACCAACCTGCAAG ACATGGCTGGAACCCGCCAAGGAAATCCGCAAACAGGTGCCAGGTGCTGTCTACAACTTTACTTTCAACATAAAGTTCTATCCACCTGACCCGGCACAACTTACCGAAGACCTCACAAG GTACTATTTGTGTCTTCAGCTGAGGAAGGACATCATGAGTGGGGTTCTTCCATGCTCCTTTGTCACCCTGTCCTTGCTGGGATCTTACACAGCACAGTCAGAACTGGGTGAATATGACCCGGAACTCCACGGAGCTGACTATGTTAAAGATCTTAGTCTGGCTCCTGGACAGAGCAAAGAGTTGGAGGAAAAGGTGATGGAGTTGCATCGTACATATAG GTCAATGAGTCCAGCCCAAGCTGATATGCTGTTCCTGGAAAATGCCAAGAAACTTTCAATGTATGGTGTGGACCTTCATCAAGCCAAG GATCTCGATGGTGTCGACATTACACTTGGAGTTTGCTCCGGTGGTCTGATGGTTTATAAGGACAAGCTGAGAATCAACCGTTTCCCTTGGCCAAAAGTTCTCAAGATCTCTTACAAACGCAGCAGCTTCTTTATTAAAATCCGGCCGTCTGAG CAAGAACAGTACGAAAGCACAATCGGCTTCAAGTTACCAAACTACAAAGCTTCGAAGAAGTTATGGAAAGTTTGCGTTGAACATCACACCTTCTTCAG ggcaaCAACAACCGAGCCTTCCTCGTCGCGTCGTTTCCCCGTCCTGGGGTCCAAGTTCAGGTACAGCGGACGCACCCAGGCCCAAACCCGGCAAGCCAGCTCCATGATCGACCGCCCCGCCCCTCGCTTCACACGCTCTGCCAGCAAACGCCTCTCCCGCAATTTAGATGGAG ACAAAAGTCTCTGGAGCATCACGGCATCGACCAGGTGTGAGGTTGATGACTGGTCGTCGATGCTCGTTTCTGAAAACCCCTACCCTTCCCTAGAATTTCTAG CTAAAGGTGAGTCTGAAGGGACGTTTAGTCACTCCTGGAATATTCAGGCGGGCAGTCGGCCGTGGTGGGATCTCTGTTCCGATGCAGAGCTCCGGACGAGAAAAGAAGATGAATGGTCTACCTTGGTGGACCGAGATCCTCCTTTCTCATTTTCTCCATCTTTCGATTTTGTAGAAAGGCCAG CTAAGCTCAGCTTGGCATCAATGAGTTCTATTGACAGGCTGTCGCAACCAGCACAGGAACGACATCATGATTGGTTCCTCTACTTTGATCCAATCCCCAACCGTTCCTTGTATAAGCATGTCGATAAACCTCAGC CCCAGCTCCTGGATGAGGAGACTATGAGTGAGGAAGAAGAGCTGACAGAGGAGGAAGTCATTGAGAGGCTAGAGGAGATGATGATTATGGTGGAGAAGCTAGAAGAGATGGAAGACATAGAGAGGAGGCTGAAAAAAGTTAAAGATTTAGAAGAGCGACTCCAAGAAGTAGAAATCATGTCTGATAAGATCCAAGAAGTGATAGAAGAAGAATTAGGCGAACAAGAAGTCGCCTTACTAAAGGATGAGGAACTACAGAAAGAAAGTAAAGCCATAACACGGACTGTGTTGAAAAATTCCGTGATGACCGTGATGAACCTGAATGAGGGCGACGTGAAGGATGAATTAGAGGAGCAAATCAAAGAGGTGTTTTTAAAAGGCCTTTTGGACGATGACGACGATGCTAAAAATAGCATAGATGGGCATGTGTTTGAATATAGTCTGAGAGAGAAGGTACGTCAGATAGGAGAGGAGTGGAAAGATCTGATGGAGGACAAGGCTTCTTCTCAGGTAGCTTATCAGACAGAGGTCAGGACAAAGACAGTTTCTTTTGAGGATCAGACATCGCAGAGGCTTGATTCGGTGGAACATACACTTCTGAAGATCATTTCAGAAAAGACTGGTGAGACTGGAGTGACGATAGAAATACTGGTGGAAAGAGCTGAGGAGGAAGATACTGAGGACAAAAATGGATCTTCACGAGACAAAGAGAAAGATATTTGGTCCGTGCTTTTTGACCGTCCACCGTACACGCCCGTTATCAAACCGTCAG TTACATCGGTGAAAGACGTTACGTTGGAGGAGGGTGAGTTTTTCACTTCCAAATTAGTGATTACAGCAGATAAAAAGGTCTTACGAGAAGAACAGCCTCTAGAGGACATTCCATCACCACGGACTATTCTAGAAAGAGAAGATGACTGGTTTGTGTTGCTGGATGCCGTCCGCAGATTTGTAAAAGCAG TTACCTTGAAGGAACCAGACCAGACGGAAGCAGAAGGTTTGCTCTCTATGGTTGAAAAGGATGACGAGATTAGGGAGGTGCAAATTGAAGAGGCAGAGATAAGCGAAGAAGCGCCGACGTATCGTCGAGAAATCCAACAACAGTCGGTGAAGGAACGGGACGATGACCGGTTTGTGTTGCTGGATGTTGTTTCCAAAGAAAGCACTTTTGTAGCACCAG TTGCTGTTGATGTTTCGACTAAAGAAGACGTGACAGTTGATATGAGGTACGAACCCGTTGATGTTGTGGTCATCGAAGAGCCAAAAATAAACGAGGATTTAAGCGTGAATGAAGTCACAAAGATGTCACGAGGTGGAAGAGAAATAGATGACGATTGGTTTTTACTGCTGGACGTTGTCAGCAAAGAACCGCAATTTGTACCGCCAG tgACGTGGATTCACACTTACTCTGAAAAAAGAATTTCTGCTGTGATTGAAAAAAGAATGGAGGTTGTAGTCGAAGAGACTTCTAGGAAAATGTATCCCGAGGTGAAAATATTCCCCTCAGTCATCAAAAGAGATGACGACTGGTTTTTACTGCTGGATGTTATTCCGAAAAAAACGACTTTTATACCTCCAG TTGCCCTACCAATGAAGGCTAAAATCTCTCCAGATGTCGGACCAGTGATTGAAATAAAAGACATAGAAATGAAACCGGTTCCGGTTTCTTTGGACCAGATGAGCCCATCTCAAATCCAACCAGAGAAAGACGATGACTGGTTTGCGGTATTTGATGCCGTTCGGGAACCAGCCGTTGTATTTCTACCAG ACACCTCTGTTGAAATTACTCCAGCTACAAGGAAGCCCTTTGAGGCTGAGGTGTTAACCACTGTGACTAGAACATGGGACACGGTGATAATTGGTGAGAACAGCAGGTTTGATGAGACACCAAGTTCAGAAACGAGACCGCTTGTACCAACATCAACTCAAAAAGAAGATGATTGGTTTCAACTGTTCCCAAAACAAACCATCCTAGAAAAGACAGTTCCTGTACCATCAG TTGCCATGGTTAAGAATGTCGAAGTTGTGACCGTGgctaaagaaataaaacaaaacgccAGAGTAGAAGAAACGAGGCCGCTGGTGAAGTTAGTTGAAAGGAAACCTCAACCGCGAGAGTTGGATGATGACtggtttgtgtttttaaatgcgGTAAAAGTACCAG CGGCCGAGCCTATCCGAAAGTATCCTACCGTAGCTCCATCTGAAGCTTTTACAGTTAAAGAAAATAAGTCGCTACCGAGATTTACTGTGGTGGAACAGAAGTGGATGAAAGAGCAGCCACTTCAAACAGGGAGAAAGATGGATGATGATTGGTTTACTCTTCTAGACGTGGCTCCTAAAAAAACAG TCCCCGAACGGCTCAGATACGTGGCAGCAGTTCCACGGAAGAGAACTTCAGAGAGCAAAACAAGGATTTCTATTGTTGAGCGACCCCAGTTTGAGAAACAGATCCGGCAAGAAAGACGGCCTCTCAAATATACTCATGTCCATGATGATTGGTTTGTTCTACTTGACGTTAGCCGTCGAAAGCCAG TGCCGACCACACAGAGAAGCACCCGTCCCGTCAGCGCTCCAGTCTTCTCCCAAGCTGCTCTGGCTGAGGCCGGAATTCCAATGGCACCctttgaccagctgcagacCTCCACTCCGATCAGGACTGCAATCAAAGAGGAGAGGAACCTCGAGGTCACTTTAGAAGTTGTCGAACCATCAAAAATCGAGGACAAG TCAGCAGTATGGACTGACCAGAGAAATGACTCctcactgacactttccatcaATGGGGACATTCAG TCTGAGGTGACGAGCGGAGAATTGGTGCAATTGCGAAAG GAGTTCGACAAGCCTCAGGAGGACCTGCTCAGGCATCACGCCAGTATCAGCGAGCTGAAGAGGAACTTCATGGAATCTCTGCCGGAATCCAGGCCGAGCGAATGGGAGAAGCGTCTGTCCACGCACTCGCCGTTGCGTACTCTGGGTGTCAACGGTCAGCCCGGTGCAGATGGG agcCTGCACATTAGTCCGCTGTGCAGAGGTTCAGAGACCAGGGCAGCACTCAAGGAGAATTTGGGCTTTTCCAACAAGTCCAATCCCATTGTGAGCCTCCATCATAGTGCCGTGGCTCCTGCCAGAgttgcttttgacaagtcaTGTGATCAGGAAGCACTTGTGGTGATTGGCTCATCCATGGTGCCAATGGTAGAGGTGGAGATGATGCAACCGTTTTCCTCCCTCGACCCCGGCAGTAAATTTTTAGATGAGACCCAGAAAGAAGAAAGTTCATGTCCCAGATTTTCGGAACGCTCTGGGAATATAACTGGATCTTCTCCGGCTTCCTGTTTTATGAGCGGTGGTCCACAGGTCATACACAGCTTCCAG CCGCCTCTGGTGCAGACCCACACAGTCACCATCACAGCTGTCCCCAACTCCTTACCCAGTGGCATCTCCACCACAGAAGTCCCTATCGTCCCAACCAAGACCGTCACCTATGAGTCTGCAAAG ggtGCAGTTGATGGAACAGAAGAGGACAAAGAAAGCACATTGTCCATTTCGCAGACCTCCGAAACCATCAGTGGCACCTCCGTCACTACCACCACTACACACATCTCAAAG ATTGTGAAAAGTGGCTCCTCAGAGACTCGTGTTGAGAAAAGAATCGTCATAACTGCCGACAGTGACGTTGACCAGGATAAG GGGAAAGATGGTGGTGCTTCAGCATTGTAA